A window of Hemiscyllium ocellatum isolate sHemOce1 chromosome 35, sHemOce1.pat.X.cur, whole genome shotgun sequence genomic DNA:
GAGAGTGGGGGTAGCGGAAGGAGCTGGGTCAGAGGTCGGAGGGCACGCTGAGGTCAGAGGGCACGTCGAggtcagggagggggatggggacggAGGTGGCAGCGTGGTAGAGTTTGGCACAGGCATTGCGATGGCGCGTGAAGCTGTCTCGCCACATGAACTTCTTGCCGCAGTAGTGGCACTCGTACGGCTTGTGGCCGGTGTGGATCTTCATGTGGCCCATCAGGTGGTGCTTCATCTTGAACTTCTTGTTGCAGATGGGGCAGCCAAAAGGCCTCACGTTGAGGTGCATGCTCATGTGGCGGTCCCGCTGGCTCTTGTGGGCGAAGCTCTTGCCGCACTGGCAAGGGTAGAGCTTGTAGACGGCGCCTCCGGGGAAGTCTGAGCTGGCTGATGCCCCGGCCTGCCCGGTACTGGGGCCTGGATCACCCAGCACTCCGTAGGCACCGTTCTCCTGGATCTCGCCAGGCAGCCCAGAGCCCTGCATGGCCATACCCCCAGGGCTGCCCCCTGCCTGCTGCTCAAAGTGGAAGTCGTCCGACGCTCCGTAGTAGTCGACGGGCTCGTCGTAGCTGGGGTCCTCGGCAAACTCGTCATACTCCTCGGGCCCCAGGTGCTCACCGAAGTGGGCAGGCGCCTCGTGCCCCCCGGGCTCCTCCGGCTCCCTCTTTCCCATGGGCGGCACCAGCACAAAGTGCCGCTCCTCGTCCTCGTCCCCCGCGCCGCCTGGAGACACGCCACCCTCCGCCTTGCCACTCTTCACCAAGACCCAGCGCTTGTGTGGCACCATGCTGGGCTGGCTGTAGGCCTGCAGCGGGTAAGGACAGTCAGCGCCGCCATCGCTCACCGCCCCGGCCTCACTCTCCCGGCCCTCCGCTCCGAACTTCTCCCGCTCGGCCGAGTTGCTGATGACGTTGTCCTGCTCGGTGTCCTGGCGCGGCGAGGTCCGGCCTTTCTGCCCGTCGTCGTCCTCGTCCTCGTccacctcctcatcatcatcgtcccctccccccgccgccccatcctcctcctcctcctcttcctcctcctcctgatgTTGCTGCAGCTGCTGCCCGTGTTGGCGATGGTGAGGGTGACAGTGGCCCTCCACCTTGACGCCGTCGTCCTCGGGCCTCTCGAACTTGGCGGGCAGCTCAGGACCGTGCCAGGGGCTGAGGTAGTTGCTGCTGCTGGGCGACTGGTTCTGGCTAGGGGCGGGCGGTGCCGGGGGCTGGCACTCCCGCAGCAGCTCAGTACACTTGTCCACCACGTGCCACATCTGCAGGAAGCTGGCCACCGTCAGGTAGCTGACGATGTCTGGCGACAGGACAGTCAGCTTGCCCGTGTAGGAGGAGGCCAGCACGTTCTCAAAGGCCTTGGGGCTCATCACACCAGGCAGCACGATGCGGCTGGCGTTCTTCAGCAGCACCTGGTCGTGGAAGTAGGGGGAGGAGGCGGCCAGCACCGCCCGGTGAGCCTTGAACATCTGGCCCTGCAGGTGGATGGTGATGTCGCAGAGCTTGCCCTCCACCCGCTGCTGGTTCAGCTTCCTCAGAAGGTTGTTGCCAAAGTTCGGGAATTCCACCTGAAACATCCCGGGCTCCATGGGGCCGCGTCTTCTCCAGAGTCCCTGTGGTGGCGGTGGGTCAGGGATTGGGATGATAGGAGGGGGAGGTAGAAACAAGCCAAGTTAAAGTTAGCATGGACGCACACATTACTGAAGACTTAACCTGCCACATAGTTAGGAACTAACCACCTGGTACCAAGTTATAAACGTCACCCCCATGTTCGACAGCCCACTGGAGTCAAATACCCCGTCCCCCGCCCAGTTAGGCAACACTTCTTTCAGaagcaaaggagagccagtggacatgatctattggGATTTGCAGAAAGCCACTGACAAGGTGCTGCCTGTGTagtaagataagagcccaaggcgtggtactggcatggatagaggattggctgactggcagaagacagaggtcagtgttgggaccacaaccatTCACATTAtagatgaatgatttggatgaaggaactgagggcattattgCTCAGTTTGCAGACGACAGCTGGAGGCATAGGTAGTGTTAAGGAGGTGGGGTGGCtggagaaggacttggacaggttgagaatgggcaaagaaatggcagatgtaataCAATCTGGGCAAGTGAGacgttatgcactttggcaggaagaagaggcgcagactactttctaaatgaggaaaggctttggaagtctgaagcacaaaaggtATGCTCCTTCAGGATtttcttaaagttaacatgcaagttcagttggcagttgggAAAGCAAACACAATGTTAGATTCATctcatttacaagaatgatcctgggaatagagggcttgtcatatgacaAGTAATTGAGGACGCTGTATCTGTACTCGAGAACGCTGTATCTGTACTCAACAGAGTTCAGAAATACTGAGGGACATCCCAAGGCATAACACAATCACAGGAAGTGCAGTCGTTGTCGTAATACATTAATGACACACATATTTCATAAACAACAATCTGATCATTAACATTTGCTCTAAGTCTTTTCTGGTAATTGCAATGCGCCATACGCTGAAGATTCCCTCTCCACCCTGCTAACATGTTGGTGATAATGGCCAGGTCAATTCGTctcagtgagactgggacagcTGCAGCTGAGTCAGTAGCCCTCTTGGCTCTTTGAGTCTGAAGGCTCCAGGATCAATTCCCATGACAAAAACAAAAGCAACGCTGAccatgcagcactgagggagcactgctgTACTTCTGAAGGTGTCTTCCTTTCCAGGAGATTTTAAACCAATGTCCCATTCATCTACTCAAATGGATGCAAATGACTCCACAGCATTATTTCAAAGAACAACAAAGGACAGTCCCAGTGTCCCAGGCAATATTTCACCCTCCGTTAATACTGCAAAAGAAAAATGACCTGCTCATTGTCATCTTACTGTTAGCCGGAGATGCTGTGCATAAACTGACTGCCGAGCCTCCTCCTTAGCAACTACATTTCAAAGGCCAGCTGTAAAGCACTTTTAAATATTACGgaaatgcactttttaaaataaatattgctCGAGGAATGGGGAGGGCTGGCCTGGAGCTTTGTACCTGACAACCCTCCCAATATATGTCTGAAACAAGTACAGTGCACACAGAATTCAAGCAATTTACATTCAATTATTCATGAGTGAGGACAGTCCCCGATGCACTCAAATACAACCAGACAGCGCAGGAGACCATGCAGCCTCTACACTACcctttcctgctcctcctcctcctcttcacatGGGATACTGAGCCTATATAACCCTTCCATACTGCCACCTGTACCAATTCTCAGTAGCATCTATCTACTCTCCTCCATGATTATTCAAATCTTTGGTTTTCATAGAGATTTTAAACAGAGAACTAGATGTAGACAAGTTCTGCTACCATTGTTATTCCTGATGGAAAATTATGCTAAAAAGGCAGATTGTCATAATGTGGTAGATTGCCACGAATCACCAACAGCAGGATGAAACCAGCAGCAAGCCGCTATACAgaaaagggaaaggctgaatcaGCCAGAGTACTTTAGAAAATAGAAGCCAGAGGCGTGGCTTTGAATAATTTTATTCAAATCTAGCAGTCAATAGGAGAGTGGTAAATATGTCCAAAGATGTATTCAGGTGAAACCTCTTTAGTCACAGAGTGAGCAGAAAACAAAACTCTCCACCATGTAGAGAATTGTTGAGGTGTGTAGTATAGAAGGTGCTCATAACAAAGTTAGACAAGTACATCAGAGTGAACAGTGTATGAGGAAGGACCAAACAGATATTGATCTGAAAAAGAGGTAAGCATGTTTGGCATTAACAGCATCCTAATGCCCGCTTCTGTGTTGATTCTAAATAACCTCGCCCCCATTTCTGTAATGAGGATTTTTAATCTTTATATAACAACTCTCAGAGCAGCGGATATAGCTTTGACTTTCTGCCTATCAAAGAAGGAACACCCACTCTCAATTTATATGAAACTGGTTAATGGCATCTGGGGGTTGTGGGTGTCTGCTATATACTTACCCCACCCTATACTTCCCTCTTTCTTTTTGCATGGGTTATGTGAGTGTCTACATAACCCTTCCATCCTATATAAGACTCTCCACCTTCTGGCTGGTTTAAAGGCTGTCAAATTATTAACCAGCTAGCAAACActgccactctctctcactgttcacAAAGGCAGAAGGATGAAGGTCTAAAACACAACTTAttgtgtaaagttaaaaatcacacaacaccgggttatagtccaacaggtttatttggaagaacaagctttcagagcacagctcctACATCAGGTAGTTAGTGACAGCTACATCTGACTGGCTACCTGACAAAGCAGCAGCACTCAGAAAACTtctactttcaaataaatctgttggactataacctgatgttgtgtgattttttaaaaaatttgcccAACCCAGCCACCTCCACTTGTTATTGTTTAACTCATCATTTAGAATGAATCTTAGACCTGCTCGGCTTAGGAACACAGCCCCAATTTCTTTAGTTTCCACCAAAGCCTATCATGCCATCCGACTTAACCTTGTCTGTCTTCTCTCCATACATTTgtcatctttcctaaagtgtcgAACGCTAGACACAACATTGAAACCACAGCCAAACCATAAGAATTACCTTGATTTTGATGTCCTATGACTCTACAATGCTTTAAGTCCATTCTCGGGATGTGAATCTCTTGTGCAAAGCCAATACACACCATCCACCCCAACAAAAACTAGAGGGGAGCCTTCTTCTCGAACCAACCCAACCCTCTCAGCTGCAGCCATGATGAAGTTTATTCCATTAGACCACTTCAGCACTCTAGCTTCAAATCTAGGGTCAATGAGGTAGCACAGGGGAGCTGTTCAGCAGGGTACCTGAAAGTaaataggagcaaattactgcagatgctggaatctgtactgagaacaacaaatgctggagatcacagcgggtcaggaagcatccatggagagagagcaagctaacgtttcaagtatAAATGACTCTTCTTTTGATGAAGAATCATcatctggactcgaaacattagcttcctCTCTCACCATGGACACTGCCtggcccactgtgatctccagtatttgttgttttcgaTACCTGACAGTGAGCCTGATTGCTCAAGAACAAAGGAAGACTGGGCGGTTTTGCTGAGAGCTTAACGATATAGCCAGCAGTCCCTGCGTTTACGATGAGTATAATCGAGTCTCCCAAAGTTACAGGAAAGTGTTGTAGTTGTCATGCTGTAAACTGCCATTTTACTTTTATAATTGAAAGAAGCTGAGAACAGGGACAGCTAACTGGAGGCGTTCCACGTTGCATTGGAGAAAAGGGAGGACAAAGAGCCAGCGGGTTGCAGGCTTCCCTACGAATCAACGAACACCATAAACAGACAGCAGTTGTGTGTGCTTGGCATAGAGAAGAGGCTGTTTTGGCTTTGCAAACTATTACCACCCAGattagggggtgggggtggggggggtggggaggcagtgaggaaagagaaCGAATCAGTCTCTCATTGAAGAGAGGCATTCTGCAGCCTTCTGAGAGCTTTCTTGTGCTGTGGCTAGGGGAAGGAGGAACATCAGAATCCACTAGTGGCAGGTGAGAAATCTAACCAAAGAGCCTGCAAACAGTCACTCAAAGTTACCACTCGACAAAATAGGAACCCATTGGAAGCTGAGAGGGATTGTGACCTGTTTCCTAAAAATAATTCAAGGGAAGAGTGTACTGGATAATAAGTAAAAAGAGGAAACTTCGTTCCCCATGGCAACATACTCTGAAGTAGAAGAAAACAGTGTTTAGTTATTTTTAGTGATTTGATGCTGTAAAAGTTTTCGAACAAAGAAAGATTTCTATGTCATTCTTTCCCGAAAGTTCTGATTACTTTTTAAAAGTCTGTACAGAGATCGAAACAGTGTGTTTTTTGGTAGCAGGCCCAGGATACTGACCTAACAACGATGAAGGAACTGTGGTTAATGCCCTACACAGGGCTGTGTTAAGACACAGAGGGGAATTGGTGTGATAGAATCGTGATAAAGCCAATATGCTTGTCAGAGGTGGGAGAGGTCACCGGTTCTGGAGATTATGTCAAAAAAGGACTGATGACTACATTAAATACAATGTACATTGCAGTGCTGGTATAGCGGAGGGTGTTTAGTCTAATGAATGATCAATCAAGCAAATACTAGATCTAGTTGAGTTTTTGGTATTATTTTATACAGCAAACATCCCCTTCTTCCAGGATGTTAAAAGTGGAGGTGCAATGCTTTTAAAATACAAACAGTAGCTGGTTCCAACTCTTGTTAGAGATAGTCACGTCCTAACACTTGTACAATATGAACGTGGTCCGCCATTTAGCAGCTCAAGCACAGACACTATCAGGTCTGGCTGCATGCAGACACAGGTACCTTCAGAACCTGATGAGTTATAAATTTAGTTGAACACTACGCAATCAGCAGATTATGTCCTCACTTCTGACTTAACACTGGAGGCAAGAGTGTTAATGAAGCTGTATAGGCCAACTCTAAAAACAGTGCTCATTAAGTTAGACTGTTGCTTATCTATACCATCGGCCCTTTCACTTCAAAAGCAAATCCAATAGTATTAATTTTGATATCGGTGAAATGTCTGGATAATGATTGGAGGgaggaaaatgagagagaaacaaacatctgcatttatgtagcagCTTATGTAACACAAAGTGGAGTCCCTTTCGTAAAagatgtggcagccaatttgcacacagcaagttcccacaatcAGCAATGTGACAACAACCCGATAATTTGCTTTTTAATGATGTTGGTTgattgttggaatattgggtgcggTTAACTCCCCTGCTTTTCTTCAAAGTATGCCATGGATTGTTCACCTAAAAGGACAGACAGATCCACGTTTaaacatctcattcaaaaaacgCTGCCATCGCTGCACAGTGCCTTCCAACTGCGTGGTGCTCCCTTGGTACTCATGCTCCGATAGcatgacactccctcagcacagaacctgtccccacccccccgccctccaaacacacagtgcagcactccctcaactgaccctctgacagtgaggcatgccctcagcgctgacccacaGACAGGGTGGCATACTGTCAGCTCTCCATCGGATTCCCAATCTATGACTGCGCACGTTGATCAAAATGCACCGTCCTGCCTTGCTTTACGCCGGGACTGTTTGCTGCCGCTTGCTAACAGTTATGCCCATCCTGGAGGCGGGGGCATGCATGCAATTGCCTGGGGTTATTCCCAAACGCTTGACGAGAATTGCAGCGCATTGACCCTGATGAAAGGCCAAGTGCAAACCTGCACGGAGGTGTTTACGGACTGGGTTGGGggcaaaaggtaaaaacaatgactgcagatgctggaaaccagattctggatcagtgatgctgaagagcacagcagttcaggcagcatccaaagtgcaacgaaatcagtccagaactagaggggcacgggtctggggtgagaggggaaagatataaaagagacccaaggggcaatgtttcccccagagggtggtgtgtgtatggaatgagctgccagaggatgtggtggaggctggtacaactgcaacatttaagaggcacctggatgggtatgtgaatagggagggtttggggggatatgggccaggtgctggcaggtgggactagactgggttgggatatctgggtcagcaggGGCGGGATGGGCCGAAGAGTCATCTCTATGATTTTCCCCGTCCGTGCCCCGGAGTCGGCCTTCTCGCcgtcccccgtccccctctccctctgggggggggggggggggctgcccCTACCTACTCGAGTCCGAGGCTTTCCGGGGACAGGCTGAGGcctacctccctccctcctttcaaGCGTCCGGGTGAAGGAGCGGGATCTTCAACCGCGCGGCGGccgctttttttttgttattttcctGCACCTTTGTGTTTCTTCAGGAGGCGCTGTCCGGTCTAAAGGCGACTTTCGGGCcccggcggcggcggcggcggctcCTTCATCTCCcgggggtctgtacagtaatggggggcGGGAAGCCGTGCCCCGGCCCTCGGCTGTTTCCGCCAACGCTCGGCTATTTCCGGTTTTCTCCATCCGCCCGCTCGCCCCGGCCCTCGGCTGTTTCCGCCGCCAACGCTCGGCTGCTTCCGGTTCCACGCCGCCCCCTCCCCGACGCTCGGCTTTCCCCGCCACTACTCGGGTGTTTCCGTTCCCCTCGGGGGTCTCCCTGTCTGgctgagagtggtgctggacaagcgcagcatcccaggagcaggagggtcgacgtttagagtcatagagatgtacagcatggaaacagacccctcggcccatcccgtccatgctgtccagatatcccaacccagtctagtcccacctgccagcacccggcccctatccctccaaacccttcctattcacatacctatccaaatgcctcttaaatgttgcaattgcaccagcctccaccacatcctctggcagctcattccatacacgtactagcccttcttcaggactgaaggcagggagcctccagggtggagagataaatgggaggaggggttggggaaggtagcaaagaggtggatgggggtggggatagaggtcagagaggagtgttTCCCTCAGAGCAGAgagtgcagcaggttaggcagcatctcaggaata
This region includes:
- the LOC132832553 gene encoding zinc finger and BTB domain-containing protein 43-like gives rise to the protein MEPGMFQVEFPNFGNNLLRKLNQQRVEGKLCDITIHLQGQMFKAHRAVLAASSPYFHDQVLLKNASRIVLPGVMSPKAFENVLASSYTGKLTVLSPDIVSYLTVASFLQMWHVVDKCTELLRECQPPAPPAPSQNQSPSSSNYLSPWHGPELPAKFERPEDDGVKVEGHCHPHHRQHGQQLQQHQEEEEEGDDDDEEVDEDEDDDGQKGRTSPRQDTEQDNVISNSAEREKFGAEGRESEAGAVSDGGADCPYPLQAYSQPSMVPHKRWVLVKSGKAEGGVSPGGAGDEDEERHFVLVPPMGKREPEEPGGHEAPAHFGEHLGPEEYDEFAEDPSYDEPVDYYGASDDFHFEQQAGGSPGGMAMQGSGLPGEIQENGAYGVLGDPGPSTGQAGASASSDFPGGAVYKLYPCQCGKSFAHKSQRDRHMSMHLNVRPFGCPICNKKFKMKHHLMGHMKIHTGHKPYECHYCGKKFMWRDSFTRHRNACAKLYHAATSVPIPLPDLDVPSDLSVPSDL